In one Arthrobacter jinronghuae genomic region, the following are encoded:
- a CDS encoding universal stress protein, with the protein MTVIVARTSTPEGEAALAASLEEARRRQEDLVVFNLEGTQLDPEGPELQGVPVTFRLPDARDRDAVGDFLDAAEEVGASAVVIGVRHRSKVGKFLLGSTAQQILLEANAPVIAVKTPQS; encoded by the coding sequence ATGACCGTCATTGTTGCCCGCACCAGCACCCCCGAGGGCGAAGCTGCACTAGCCGCCTCGCTCGAAGAAGCCCGACGCCGTCAGGAAGACCTGGTGGTTTTCAACCTCGAGGGCACTCAGCTCGACCCTGAGGGCCCCGAGCTTCAGGGCGTTCCGGTCACCTTCCGGCTGCCGGATGCCCGTGACCGCGACGCCGTGGGGGATTTCCTCGACGCCGCCGAAGAGGTGGGCGCCTCGGCCGTGGTGATCGGAGTGAGGCACCGCAGCAAGGTGGGCAAGTTCCTGCTCGGCAGCACAGCGCAGCAGATCCTGCTGGAGGCCAATGCTCCGGTGATTGCGGTTAAAACCCCTCAGTCCTAA